The Cyanobacteriota bacterium DNA window GCGCCCCTACATCTGGGCGATCGACGATCCTGCCCCTACATCTGGACGATCGATGATCCTGCCCCTACATCTGGGCGATCAACCCCTGTCTACAGGCGTGGTGGCGGGTATGGGGGTGGCATTGTCGGATCATCCCCCGATGCGGGCGATGTCGGCAGAGGAGGGATGATGGGGCATGGGATGAATGCAAAATCATCGGGTGAATGCGAAATCATCGGATGAATGCGAAATTGTTGGATGAATGCGAAATTGTTGGGTAGAGGCGCACGGCCGTGCGCCCCTACTGGGCAATCTTCACCACACTGTCAGTTTAGATGGTCAGTTTAGATGGAATTTAGCAGCATAATTGTGCCTAGAACAGGATACGCTCGTGTCTGCTGAGCTAATTACGGAGATAGGTGATGGTAACGTCTAGTCGTCAGGCGAAAGTTTCCAGAGTGTTGATCATCACCTTGGTCTTGAACCTAGTAGTGATGATATTGAAGTTTGTGGTCGGCTTTTGGACTGGCTCCCTAAGCCTAGTTGCCGATGCTCTCCACAGTGTAACCGATAGTGTTAACAACGTGCTGGGGCTGGTCACTAACCACTTGTCGTCGCCAGAACCAGACCGCGACCACCCCTATGGGCATCAAAAATTTGAAGCGATCGGAGCCTTGGGGATTGCTGCCTTTTTGGGAATTGCCTGTTTTGAAATTCTGCAAGGAGTGATTGAGCGCCTATCAAAGCCAGGGGAACTGGTTCGAGTTTCTGCACCAGAATTATTGATTCTGTTGATTGTGCTGGGAATCAACATTCTGGTTGCGTTTTACGAACGTAGGGTAGGATACCGAATCCAAAGTCAAATTCTGATTGCTGATGCACAGCATACGATGAGCGATATTTGGGTTACGATCGCCGTCTTAGGTGGCCTAGTAGGCATCTGGATTTGGCAAATCCAATGGTTAGATATTCTCCTAGCTGTGCCTGTGATGTTGATGGTGGCTTGGAGTTGCTGGCAGGTTTTGCGGATGAACCTACCGTGGTTAGTGGATGAGATTGCGATCGCACCAGAGATTATCCATCAATCGGTAATGGAAGTGCCCGGAGTCATCAACTGTCACAGCATCGCCTCCAGAGGCTTACTGGGTCATCAAGTGTTTATTGAAATGCATCTAGTAGTAGCAGCAACGGACGTAGAAACAGCCCATCAGATCACCGAAGCAGTGGAAAGACACCTAGAGGCAAAATATGGCCCTGTACGAGTCATAACCCACGTAGAACCACCGGACTATAAATCCAGTCAAATCAGCTACTAATAAGTCTCTCCTGTCACTAGCTAGAGGCACTGGTGTAAAAGCGCAGTGCAAATCGCCAGACTAGGTTAGAGGCCACCAGCAGCCCAAGAGCCAGCACTCCACCTCCGGCAATCCACAGTGGTTGCGATCGTCCCAGGAGGGTTTCCGCTGGCACTGAAGTCAGAAATGCAACTGGTACCACAAACGTAAAGAACCACCGATAAACCACAGGGTAGGCCACTATGGGGTAACGACCTGCCTCAATCAAGCCTCGCAGCACCTCAGTAACGTTATAAATTTTGACAAACCAGATACTGGTTGCTCCCAACATGAACCACAGGCTGTATAGACTAATCAGCCCGAATGTCAGCGAGAGCAGCGCCAGCCCATAGTTGCTACTGTCAAGTTGGATCTGACTGCCTGCATAGACGATGATAGCAATGCCAAAGGGAATGTCCGGGATGCCCCAGGGTGAAAAGGTATGGGTTGATAGCCAGAACTGACTGCTGATGGGCTTTAGCAACACAAAATCCAAGGTGCCTTGCTGCACGTAGCTCACAATTTTGCTCAGATTGGGAGATAGGAACGTGCCTGCAAATCCCTGCAATAGGGTGAAGATGCCCAATACAATCAGTGCCTCCGGCCAAGACCATCCTTGAAATGTGTAGCCAGTTCGATAGAAAAGAAATAGCCCAAACACGCTACCCGCCAGACTGCCTAAGCTGCTGAGGCTAGCCAGAAAAAAATTGAGACGATATTCCATCTCTACGGAAATGGCTGCGCTCCAGCACAATGTCAATACCTGCCAGTAACGCTTCATAGAGCCAACTAGTCGATCGAAGAGTGGAATCCAGCCATGCGCCATTCTCTCATGCGCTTCAATGTTGCAGCATCTAAGGTATGGGCTAGGGTGCGTCCAGGTGCCCTACGTCGTTGGTGTTGTACCTGTCGCAATTCTTGTTTAGCTAACTTGACATCGGCCTCTAGTTGTTGCGCAGACATCCACTCGGCACCATAGCCAACAACGGTCAACTGCTGTGCCCGAT harbors:
- a CDS encoding cation diffusion facilitator family transporter, whose protein sequence is MVTSSRQAKVSRVLIITLVLNLVVMILKFVVGFWTGSLSLVADALHSVTDSVNNVLGLVTNHLSSPEPDRDHPYGHQKFEAIGALGIAAFLGIACFEILQGVIERLSKPGELVRVSAPELLILLIVLGINILVAFYERRVGYRIQSQILIADAQHTMSDIWVTIAVLGGLVGIWIWQIQWLDILLAVPVMLMVAWSCWQVLRMNLPWLVDEIAIAPEIIHQSVMEVPGVINCHSIASRGLLGHQVFIEMHLVVAATDVETAHQITEAVERHLEAKYGPVRVITHVEPPDYKSSQISY
- a CDS encoding ABC transporter permease, producing MKRYWQVLTLCWSAAISVEMEYRLNFFLASLSSLGSLAGSVFGLFLFYRTGYTFQGWSWPEALIVLGIFTLLQGFAGTFLSPNLSKIVSYVQQGTLDFVLLKPISSQFWLSTHTFSPWGIPDIPFGIAIIVYAGSQIQLDSSNYGLALLSLTFGLISLYSLWFMLGATSIWFVKIYNVTEVLRGLIEAGRYPIVAYPVVYRWFFTFVVPVAFLTSVPAETLLGRSQPLWIAGGGVLALGLLVASNLVWRFALRFYTSASS
- a CDS encoding NYN domain-containing protein, translating into VHYTDSNQTADTWIERNCALFCMNEHQPKPRVIVATSDRAQQLTVVGYGAEWMSAQQLEADVKLAKQELRQVQHQRRRAPGRTLAHTLDAATLKRMREWRMAGFHSSID